One Chitinophagales bacterium DNA window includes the following coding sequences:
- a CDS encoding NAD(P)/FAD-dependent oxidoreductase produces MQETNQNKDKNSARKFEIAIIGSGFAGICMGIKLREAGITDFVILEKADEIGGTWRDNTYPGAACDVSSHLYSFSFELNPKWKRMFSGQQEIFEYLKHCIKKYDLLKHIRFNAAVMGGKYEEESGIWLVDIANQSPVECRFWINGMGPLNRAVTPDIPGKESFKGAAFHSSSWNHDVDLKDKKVAVVGTGASAIQIVPAIAPMAKQLHLFQRTPAWIMPKHDREMLLLEQVLFRKMPFIQRLYRNVIYGINELTAIAMVYKPRLIKFLEKFAIRNMRKQVKDPELRKKLEPKYSFGCKRVLLSNDYYPALTRDNVEVITDSIASIYENGLKTDKNESIDVDAIVYCTGFMASEYPKYFKVFGKNGLELGKYWQDGPEAYMGTTVNGFPNLYFIIGPNTGLGHNSMVFMIEAQVNYIMDAIKKARRKKVKAMEVKAEVQQKFNENIQTKLQSTIWNSGCMSWYMTSSGKNTSIWPGFTFEFWNKSKKIKDSDYLWEK; encoded by the coding sequence TTGCAAGAAACAAATCAAAATAAAGACAAGAATTCCGCCCGTAAATTTGAAATAGCCATTATTGGCAGTGGATTTGCCGGTATTTGCATGGGTATTAAATTGCGCGAAGCGGGCATCACGGATTTTGTAATCCTGGAAAAAGCCGATGAAATTGGCGGTACCTGGCGCGACAATACCTACCCCGGAGCCGCCTGTGATGTTTCTTCACACCTCTACTCCTTTTCATTTGAACTGAACCCAAAATGGAAGCGCATGTTTTCCGGTCAACAAGAAATATTTGAATACCTGAAGCACTGTATAAAAAAATACGACCTCTTGAAACACATTCGCTTCAATGCCGCTGTTATGGGCGGCAAATACGAGGAAGAAAGTGGTATCTGGCTGGTTGATATTGCTAACCAGAGTCCAGTGGAGTGCCGTTTTTGGATCAATGGAATGGGGCCGTTGAACAGGGCTGTTACACCCGACATACCCGGAAAGGAAAGTTTTAAGGGCGCAGCTTTTCATTCCTCATCCTGGAATCATGATGTAGATTTAAAAGATAAAAAGGTGGCCGTAGTCGGCACGGGGGCCAGTGCCATACAGATTGTTCCAGCAATTGCCCCAATGGCCAAACAACTTCACCTCTTTCAGCGAACTCCTGCCTGGATCATGCCCAAGCACGATAGGGAAATGCTTCTTTTGGAGCAAGTTTTATTTAGAAAAATGCCTTTTATCCAGCGCTTATACCGCAATGTAATCTATGGTATTAATGAATTGACAGCTATTGCAATGGTCTATAAACCTCGCCTGATAAAATTCCTGGAAAAATTTGCCATAAGAAATATGCGCAAGCAAGTGAAAGACCCGGAACTGCGCAAAAAGCTGGAGCCCAAATACAGCTTTGGTTGCAAAAGGGTATTGCTTTCCAATGACTACTACCCTGCATTGACACGCGACAATGTAGAAGTGATAACAGATTCCATTGCTTCCATTTATGAAAATGGTTTAAAAACTGATAAAAATGAGTCCATTGATGTAGATGCCATTGTTTATTGCACCGGTTTTATGGCTTCTGAATATCCCAAATATTTCAAAGTGTTTGGTAAAAATGGATTGGAGCTGGGTAAATACTGGCAAGATGGCCCTGAAGCATATATGGGCACTACCGTAAACGGATTTCCAAACCTGTATTTTATCATTGGCCCCAATACAGGGCTTGGTCACAATTCCATGGTGTTTATGATTGAGGCGCAGGTCAATTATATTATGGATGCCATTAAAAAAGCGCGCAGGAAAAAAGTGAAGGCTATGGAAGTAAAAGCTGAGGTACAGCAAAAATTCAATGAAAATATCCAGACCAAACTGCAAAGCACCATATGGAACAGCGGTTGTATGAGTTGGTATATGACCAGCAGTGGCAAAAACACCTCTATTTGGCCGGGCTTCACTTTTGAATTCTGGAACAAAAGCAAAAAAATTAAGGACTCGGATTATTTGTGGGAGAAATAA
- a CDS encoding T9SS type A sorting domain-containing protein, whose protein sequence is MNQFYSAAVILLLLIFHCYSYAEIIFSDTLGTADCYEEGYSLIPFGNGYLCNSVELCPNGSNQREGSWVFLDENGDSLSLEYNNYSGYGKELKNGDILIYGGESAGLVYDSVYIHRFDQGGQWLWTFKSYLPDCSNAVYDVAEDSEENIYVCGTYGTVNCNQPTYQSYIFKLNSSGELQWSKTYTAPGGELQFYDIKISNNKIYVAGFKDSSSLNRSAYYAQFNLSGQFEWFRGISTPGKDLNGYSIARRKDQLYILAYDDSLRLFITDIAGQSFENINLGARCGSRYFHIENSLDDYLLVLANKRINFNCSSTFSKIDSSGRLLWEKNFGGLLRTFHEADSGSFLLAGEADYLPQIKVLRFDTTYTSRPPLHNNVFEQNNDFNIGLYPNPSTGIFYLDIQENFQLQKIRLIDLQGRIIAAWNQAQTSAYQIPKFAANGIYQIQLRGEKGILLHKKLILLR, encoded by the coding sequence ATGAATCAGTTCTACTCTGCTGCAGTAATATTGCTGCTATTGATTTTTCATTGTTATTCATATGCTGAAATAATATTCTCAGACACATTGGGCACAGCCGATTGCTATGAAGAAGGATACAGTCTGATCCCCTTTGGTAATGGATATTTGTGCAACAGTGTTGAATTGTGCCCCAATGGCAGTAATCAACGAGAAGGCAGTTGGGTTTTTCTGGATGAAAATGGCGATTCCCTATCACTTGAATACAATAATTACTCGGGCTATGGAAAAGAATTGAAAAATGGCGACATACTTATTTATGGGGGAGAAAGTGCAGGCCTGGTCTATGACAGCGTATATATTCACCGTTTTGATCAAGGGGGCCAATGGCTTTGGACTTTTAAATCTTACCTGCCCGATTGTAGCAATGCGGTTTACGATGTAGCAGAAGATTCAGAAGAAAATATTTATGTCTGTGGCACTTATGGTACAGTAAATTGCAATCAACCGACTTATCAGAGCTATATTTTTAAACTCAACAGCAGTGGCGAATTGCAGTGGAGTAAAACTTATACGGCTCCGGGAGGTGAATTGCAGTTTTACGATATTAAAATTTCAAACAACAAAATTTATGTTGCTGGTTTTAAAGACAGCAGCAGCCTGAACAGAAGTGCCTATTATGCACAGTTCAATCTTTCCGGTCAATTCGAATGGTTCAGGGGTATTTCTACTCCCGGTAAAGACCTGAACGGATACAGTATTGCTAGAAGAAAAGATCAATTATATATTCTGGCTTATGATGATAGTCTGCGCTTGTTCATCACGGATATTGCAGGTCAATCTTTTGAAAACATAAATCTGGGCGCAAGGTGTGGTTCACGATATTTCCATATTGAAAACAGCCTTGACGACTACCTTTTAGTATTGGCAAACAAACGCATAAATTTCAATTGCAGCAGTACATTCAGCAAAATCGACAGCAGTGGACGTCTGCTTTGGGAAAAGAATTTCGGTGGACTGTTGCGGACTTTTCACGAAGCCGATTCCGGTTCTTTTTTATTGGCAGGAGAAGCTGATTACCTGCCCCAAATAAAAGTGCTGCGCTTTGATACTACTTATACTTCTCGCCCACCTCTTCACAATAATGTTTTTGAGCAAAATAATGACTTCAATATCGGGCTCTATCCCAATCCTTCTACAGGAATATTTTACCTGGACATTCAGGAAAATTTCCAACTACAAAAAATACGCTTAATTGATTTGCAGGGCAGAATTATTGCAGCTTGGAATCAGGCGCAAACTTCAGCTTATCAAATACCGAAATTCGCAGCTAACGGCATTTACCAGATTCAACTTAGGGGAGAAAAAGGAATACTCCTTCACAAAAAACTCATACTACTTCGCTGA
- a CDS encoding CBS domain-containing protein, whose amino-acid sequence MYIEENTKVHQLMAKRVTVAKPDNKFSEALELFQTYKLRHLPIVDDNDVLLGIVSSNDLSKKFAEVAMQKDVFTNADLNKNLKLEDIMTRNVVTMHPDDLIKDMTKILDENNISSVLVTDDDNKVVGIVTDKDLVHFLNLIFNHMDKLSRGSFGRAQG is encoded by the coding sequence ATGTACATAGAGGAAAATACCAAGGTGCATCAATTGATGGCCAAACGAGTAACTGTAGCCAAACCCGATAATAAATTTTCTGAAGCACTGGAATTGTTTCAGACCTACAAATTGCGTCACTTACCAATAGTAGATGACAATGATGTCTTACTCGGTATTGTCAGTTCAAACGATCTTTCTAAAAAGTTTGCTGAAGTAGCCATGCAAAAGGATGTGTTTACAAATGCTGATTTGAATAAAAATCTGAAGTTAGAGGATATAATGACTAGAAATGTAGTGACCATGCATCCGGATGATTTAATAAAAGACATGACCAAAATTCTGGATGAAAATAATATCAGCAGTGTACTTGTGACTGATGATGACAACAAAGTTGTTGGAATTGTTACCGATAAGGATTTGGTTCACTTTCTGAACCTCATCTTTAATCATATGGACAAACTTAGCAGGGGCTCTTTTGGAAGAGCGCAAGGTTAA